TGTTAAGAGTCTCTTCAGGATAAGATAATGTTGACCCTTGGTATGCCAAAAGTACTCATGTAATTAATTTCCACTGGTATGTTAAACTACCCTATTTTTAGTTTCCCGCACAGATCTAGTTTTATTATGTGgacaaaataaatatcaatatatttctAGCATTGAATTTATTAAGATATCCTTATCCTTTTgatatcttaaataaatatttttaaatatacttttaatatatttttattataaaaataacttatatttaaCGAATATTAAAGATTTCATTAGAAATTTTTGGGATAGATGTATTAAACCTGAAAAAGGATCCATGTTATAATTCTAGCAacgtaaataaataatagtattttgcatattattaaaaaaatgtagttatttgattttgaaacagataaaaaaacattaacttgattttgaaatttgaaacccattcaaattcaaataaataaatgtaataaaattcaaattaaacccCAAATAAATAGTTGTAACAGTATGTGCGAATCTTAATGGAGTAATTTAGAAATAAGGTATAGTACGTTAGGTTGCAATTGCATAAAGCATCGACGTGGAGATGGATGAGTTACATTGGGCGCGTGAAAAGTGGAGGAAAGAAGGGTAAAATTGGACGGCAATAAAGTTTGAGTTAACGTTTCCCGATGacatgaaaagaaagaatacaAGTTAAGTGTTAACCGcggtaaatttatattttttacccgTCTCCATAGTCCACCCATGATCACATTCACAACCACACCTATAAAAGAACGAAAGCCAAACAGAGAAACGGATCATTGGACCAGAGAAGCGTCTTAATAAACGCTAACCTCTGTACCATTCTTCTTCTTAAAAATGAGAGAGTGCATTTCCATCCACATTGGCCAGGCCGGCATTCAGGTCGGAAATGCTTGCTGGGAGCTTTATTGCCTCGAGCATGCCATTCAGGTTCCCAATTTCAATACATTCATTCATTATTATCTCCATCCCCCTTACTAGTTACTACATACTTGCATGAATCTTGAACCATTTCACATTCAACATATCACTATTGCTCATCATTTGGCCACAAAATCCATATCTGTTTCGGATATTACTAATCAACCAACGCATAATATGacgttagtttttttttctttaactaatttataatttatgattcgAATTCTTTGCTGTTTATGATCAATTTAGCGTTCATCTACGTTGATCTAACGTTCTGCCATTCGCAATCTACAGCCATACCTTGGTAACCATCttcagtttaaaaaaaataaaaatctatgaGCATGCTTTGTAGCTAATTTAAAAAGAGTCCTTGGATGTTGAGCATTACTGTGTTGTTTTTTAGGCTGATGGGCAGATGCCGAGTGATAAGACCATAGGTGGTGGTGACGATGCTTTCAACACCTTCTTCAGCGAGACCGGTGCCGGAAAGCACGTGCCTCGTGCAGTTTTCGTGGATCTCGAGCCCACTGTCATTGATGAAATCAGAACTGGCACATACCGCCAATTGTTCCATCCTGAGCAGCTCATCAGTGGAAAGGAAGATGCAGCAAACAACTTCGCTCGTGGCCATTATACTAGTACTGTTTTTTCCCCATTTCAAAAATTGTGCCTTTTCTTTGATTGTGTAATAAGTAattaacagtttttttttttcttatggtgATCTCTCAATTCAGTTGGGAAGGAGATAGTTGATCTTTGCTTGGATCGTATCAGAAAGCTTGCGGACAACTGCACTGGTCTCCAGGGTTTTCTGGTTTTTAATGCCGTTGGTGGTGGCACTGGTTCGGGTCTTGGATCCCTTCTCTTGGAACGGCTTTCCGTAGATTATGGCAAGAAATCCAAGCTGGGTTTCACTGTGTATCCTTCACCACAAGTTTCAACCTCTGTTGTTGAGCCTTACAACAGTGTCCTTTCCACCCATTCCCTTTTGGAGCACACTGATGTTGCCGTGCTACTTGATAACGAAGCCATATATGATATTTGCAGGCGTTCCCTTGACATTGAGAGACCCACTTACACTAACCTTAACCGCTTAGTTTCTCAGGTTTGCGTTTCTTCAACACTTATAAGTTGAAACAAACTCTGCAATATCATTTTACGAGTCTACCATCAATTTAGTCCTTCAAGTATTACCCTCtttctcaaataatttttaaattaatgaaattatgtaAGTTGTTCCTAAAGTATTGATTATTGAATATCTAT
The nucleotide sequence above comes from Glycine soja cultivar W05 chromosome 11, ASM419377v2, whole genome shotgun sequence. Encoded proteins:
- the LOC114377205 gene encoding tubulin alpha-2 chain produces the protein MRECISIHIGQAGIQVGNACWELYCLEHAIQADGQMPSDKTIGGGDDAFNTFFSETGAGKHVPRAVFVDLEPTVIDEIRTGTYRQLFHPEQLISGKEDAANNFARGHYTIGKEIVDLCLDRIRKLADNCTGLQGFLVFNAVGGGTGSGLGSLLLERLSVDYGKKSKLGFTVYPSPQVSTSVVEPYNSVLSTHSLLEHTDVAVLLDNEAIYDICRRSLDIERPTYTNLNRLVSQVISSLTASLRFDGALNVDVTEFQTNLVPYPRIHFMLSSYAPVISAEKAYHEQLSVAEITNSAFEPSSMMAKCDPRHGKYMACCLMYRGDVVPKDVNAAVAIIKTKRTIQFVDWCPTGFKCGINYQPPTVVPGGDLAKVQRAVCMISNSTSVAEVFSRIDHKFDLMYAKRAFVHWYVGEGMEEGEFSEAREDLAALEKDYEEVGAEANEGDEGEDGDEY